The DNA segment ATCTTTTTTCAAACAAAAGATGGATGTAAATTGTTCATGTTATTTTCTTACGGCCCCTTAAATAGTAAACATCTAACAGGGTGAATCCGTGTCCAAAAAGGAATTTTCTATACAATCAAGGTACAAGGTACAAGGTGCAAGGCCCAAGGTAAAAATTTTCTCTTTTAACCCTGCGCCTTACGCCCTGCGCCTTGCGCCTTTTCCCTGTTTTTTATCAGCTTCCAAACTACTGTTTCCGCCAGGATGACGATATCCTCCACCGGGAGATACTCAGTTATAGAATCGTCGAAGAGGAGATTTCCTTCAGTTGGAAATTCCGCATCCCCCCGCCATAGAATCAGAGCCAGAGGTATAAAAGGAAAAGCTTGAATTTTTACGCCAACATCTCCAAAATCGAGTGACCCTCCTGGCATTGGTTCGGCTACAGTTTTTAAACCTTCCGGGTCTGGACCGAAGAACCTGACCAATGGAAATTGGCACCGCTGTAAAAAAACCGGGTGATAAAAAGCTCCTCCTGGGATTTCGGCAAAGGAAATCCACCGGCCAGTGGGGGCGGTTCCCGTCGCCTTTTCCAGGTAATGGAGGACAAGAATTTCCTCCCGCAGGGAGATCGGTCCTTGCCCATTCGTGGCCGCAATCGTTCCCGGAGGAAAAGAGAGCAGAAGTTCACGTCCCAAATATTCAAGTCTAACCCATGCTTCGCCCCCCGAACCTGACTCGTACCGGCCTCCACTTTTAACCGCGCGCTCATGGAGGTCGGCTTGCCCCAGGCCCTCGACAGCCATTTGGCGGGCCAATTGGTAGTTCTCCTGCTTGGGTAACATAAAAAAACAGTGAGCAGTGTGAGTGTCAGTGTGAGTATAAGTGTCATTTTTTAGTGACCCTAAGCACTGACACTGACACTGTTTTTAAAGTTCCAGCCACGAATGCGAGTACAGGCTTTTCCCCAGGAGGACCTTCGTGGTTTTGGCGTACTCGACTTCTTTGGGGCTTAGGGATTTTAGATCCGGTTCCTCTCCATCCATCATCCGGTGGACTAGGCTGACAATCTCGGACATCCCCCCTTTGGCAAGGGTCAGCAATTCTTCATCGTAGGCGTCGACGATCGCCGAATAGAGGCCGTACTTCATCAGCATGATCATATACGCGCGATTCAGAACCGGTCGCAGATGGATGGGGGTGCCGTTGGAAATATTGGAAAGCCCAACGATGGATTTCGCTTCCGGCGCAATGTCTTTAAGCATGGACATAAATTCCAGACAGGCAAGCACCTGGTTGATCTCTACACTTACCGGGCTGACGATAGGATCGATCCAAATGTCCTCGGTGGGAATCCCCAGGTTGTTGGCTTGATAGATAAAATCAACGGCAAGAGCCGCTCGCTCGTTGGCATCCCGGGGCATCCCTTCTTTCCCCCACAGGAGGCCAATCACATAGACGTTGTAGGCCTTGGCCATGGGTAAAACTTTTTCCAGCCGTTCCGGTTGGAGGGAGACCGAATTGATCAGGGCTTTTCCTTTGTGAATCTTCAGGCCCGCTTCCATGGCGGCGGCGTTGGTGGTATCCAAGGACAGGGGCTTATTCACTACCCCCTGGACCGTTTTCACCAACCAATCCATCACTTCTTCGCCGGCCTTGCGGGAAGGGCCTATGTTCAAATCCAGGTAATCGATGCCCACCTTTTCCTGGTGCCTGGCCATCTCCAGGATCGGATCGGCTCGGCGTTCTTTAATGGCTGGGCCGATTGTCTTGGACATAATGTTGATATTCTCACCGACGCAGACGACCATTTTTCCCCTCCTTTGAAAATACAGTGTCAGTGTCAGTGGTTAGTGTCAGCTAACAAATCTTTCAGTGAC comes from the Deltaproteobacteria bacterium genome and includes:
- a CDS encoding DUF3786 domain-containing protein — protein: MARQMAVEGLGQADLHERAVKSGGRYESGSGGEAWVRLEYLGRELLLSFPPGTIAATNGQGPISLREEILVLHYLEKATGTAPTGRWISFAEIPGGAFYHPVFLQRCQFPLVRFFGPDPEGLKTVAEPMPGGSLDFGDVGVKIQAFPFIPLALILWRGDAEFPTEGNLLFDDSITEYLPVEDIVILAETVVWKLIKNREKAQGAGRKAQG
- a CDS encoding dihydropteroate synthase codes for the protein MVVCVGENINIMSKTIGPAIKERRADPILEMARHQEKVGIDYLDLNIGPSRKAGEEVMDWLVKTVQGVVNKPLSLDTTNAAAMEAGLKIHKGKALINSVSLQPERLEKVLPMAKAYNVYVIGLLWGKEGMPRDANERAALAVDFIYQANNLGIPTEDIWIDPIVSPVSVEINQVLACLEFMSMLKDIAPEAKSIVGLSNISNGTPIHLRPVLNRAYMIMLMKYGLYSAIVDAYDEELLTLAKGGMSEIVSLVHRMMDGEEPDLKSLSPKEVEYAKTTKVLLGKSLYSHSWLEL